The DNA window AGTGGTCACTCTTTTAGAGTCGCCGTATTAACAGTTGGACTCGCAGAAACATTAGACCGAGTAGACTTCGGAAAATATAAGGAAACAAAGTTTTCTAAGGAACAACTTAAAGAGATCAGATACGCTTCTCTACTTCACGATTTTGGAAAAGTAGGAGTTAGGGAAAAAGTTTTGGTTAAGGCCAAAAAATTAGAAGATCTTGAGATCGGTCTAATTGATTGGAGATTCCGCTACTTAAAGAAAGATTTCGAATCTAAATTGAACTTAAGAAAAGTAGAATATTTAAAGAAGCATGGTCCTACTGGATATTCTGATTTCGAAAAAGCGATAGAGTTTGAGTTTAATGAAGAATGTAAAAGACTCACCTCTATGTTCCAAATCATCAGCCAGAGCAATGAACCTTCTATTTTAGAAGAAGCAAACTCTCAGTTTTTAGAAGAGATTGCTAAGATGCAATACATCACAACCGAAGGAGAAAATTTAGAACTTATCTCTCCTTATGAATTTGGGTTTTTAACCATCAAAAAAGGTTCCTTGGATTTTGATGAAAGAAAAGAGATCGAGTCACATGTGGAGCATACATTTCAATTTTTAAGTAAAATTCCTTGGACAAATGATCTAAAAATGGTGCCAACCATTGCACATGCTCACCACGAAAAATTAAATGGAACAGGATATCCGAGAGGACTTTCCGGAGACGATATCCCAATCCAATCTAGGATCATGACTATTTCAGATATATTTGATGCTTTAACAGATCAGGATAGACCTTATAAAAAAGCAGTTCCTGTAGATAGGGCATTGGACATCTTAGAAATGGAAGCCAAAGAAAATCATTTGGACGGAGATCTATTAAAAGTATTCGTAGAGTCCAAGGTTTGGGAAAAATTAAACCACCAAGGGCATATTAAATAAATCTAAGGTTCTTCTCTGGTCCAATCGGAGACCAATTTTAAAAAATGTTCTCCTCTTTCTTCAAAGTTTTTATATAAATCAAAACTCGCACATGCTGGCGAAAATACCACGGACGAAACTCTTGCTCTTCCTGAACGAACAGCAGTTTTAATCTGAGAAAAACCTTCTTCCAAATTATCCGCTAAGATCAAATGAGAACCTAAAATAGGGGAGATCACCGGAGCCCAGGTTTCTCTTGCTTCTCCGATCAATAAAACCCAACCGATACCTGAGGCCAAAAATTCTTTTAGAGGTTCCAAAGGTTCTGCTTTAGGCCTTCCTCCTAAGATCAGAAATGTGCCTTTTTTGTCCTTCCAGGTGCTTAAACCTGCAAGCATACTATGAAGGTTAGTAGATTTGGAATCGTTGATAAAAGAAATACCGGCCGCCTTACCCGCATGTTGGAAACGATGAGGAAGACCTTTAAAAGTGCCGATCAAGTTTTGTATATGTTCGGATTTAGCACCAATTGCTTCTGAGGCCAGGATAGAAGCCGCCAAATTATCCAAATTATGGCCTCCAGGAAGAGGAAAATTTTTCGCATCATAAACCGCTTTCGCAGTTTTGATGGTTCTTTCTTCTTCCGAAATGATCGCGTCGCTTCCTGGTTCTCTTCCGAAGACTAAAATTTTGCAGGTCCATCCCAGTTTTTGAATTCTTTCTTTAAAAAGTTTGGAACTAGTCACAAGAGTATGACTTGGGTTGGAAGAATCTACAATTCGAGTTTTGGCAGCAAAATAATTATCTAAATTTTTGTGCCTTTCTAAATGATCCGAGGCAAGATTTAATATTACAGATACATTAAGTTCTAAAGGACCGGAATCTTCTAACTGATAACTGGAAAGTTCCAACACAGAAAGTGGAACCGGTTTTAGACAAAAATCGCTAAACGCTAAACCAATATTTCCTCCCGCAGTTGCTCCAGGAAAATCAGCAGAAACTAAATGAGTGGCGAGAGAAGTGGTGGTGGATTTTCCGTCCGTGCCTGTAACTCCAATCAATTTTCCTGAATAGAACGCTCTTGCTAATTCCACTTCGGAAACTACTGGGATTGCGAGAGAATTTGCTTGGGAAATTACAGAATGAGAAGGAGAAATTCCCGGACTTTTTACGATGAGTGCGATTGGAAGAAGGTCCGCTAAAATTACATCTTCTCCTACGAACGTTACATTTGAATCTGGAACAGGTTGGGAATTACAAAGAACAGCATTCGCTTGTCTCTCTTTCAAGAGTCGAAGCGCTGCCATGCCGGAAACTCCCCCGCCGAGAACCAGGACTCTTTGGCCTAATAAGGAGGTAGGAAAATTCTTCATCTTGGGGAACTTGGTTGACAGGCTATTTTTTGCATCGAGAATTGTCTCTAAATTATCGCTAGGGTAGGTTCCTTTGCTCGATCACAAGGTACAGGACGGAGTTCTAATAGTTTACCTCAAGGGACGTTTGGACGTTTCCATCGCAAACGAGGTGGAAGAAAATCTGAACGATCTAATCGATAACCAAGGACATACCAGGGTTATTCTTAACATGCAAGACGTAGATTATATGTCTTCATCCGGATTCAGGGCTTGCATTTCTACGCTCAGAAAATTGAACGCAAAAGAAGGCGGTCTTAAAATTTGTGGGATCAAACCAGCGGTCAAAAGAATTTTCGACGTGATCGAACTTACCTCTCTATTTGACATCCGCGAAACTGAGGACGAGGCGCTTCGAACCTTTCGTGCATAACCGATGATGGCATTACATCGGGTTCTCCAAGAAATCGTAGAAGAAAAAAAAAGGGAAATTGAAATCATTCCCGAATATAAACCTGCTCCATATTCTGGAGTAGGTTTGTGGCAATCACTTCGTTCTCGTAACTTTTCAATCATCTCAGAATGTAAAAAAATGAGTCCTTCTTCCGGAATCATCCGGCAAGAATATGACGCTGTATCAATCGCAAAAACTTACTCAGAATGTGGAGCCACCGCAATCTCCGTACTCACTGATAAAAAATTTTTTGGCGGATCTCTCGAGGATCTTAAAAATGTTTCTTCTCAGGTTGAAATACCTATATTAAGAAAAGATTTTATAATAGATGCAAAACAGGTCGCAGAAGCTCGTGAATTCGGTGCTGCTGCAATTCTACTCATTGTTCGCATCCTCACCCCCGAAAAACTCGCAGAACTTATAAAAGAAGCCAAAAAGTATAATATGGATGTTCTTACTGAGATCCATACGGAAGAAGAAGCAATTATCGCTGCCAAAGCCGGCGCAAATATAGTCGGGATCAATACTCGTGACCTGGATGATTTTAGCATCCACCAGGAGCTGGTTCCTAAGGTAGCTTCTAAACTTTCTCCTAATATAGTGAAAGTGGGAGAATCCGGAGTAAAGAGTAAGGCCGATCTGGATGAATTCCGTCCCCATGTAGATGCTGCACTTATCGGGACTTACTTTATGGAAAAGTCAGATATCCGTAAAGCTTGGCTGGAACTGTTTTAATCCTTCTTCACTTTCTTAAATTTTCTAAAAACACATTCTATATTTTTCTAAAACGTACGTTTGAAGATCGATCTTCTTCTTTTCTAATTGGAAAAAAGATATTGCCTACCGAATTGTGTGGAATGTAAAATGCCCTTTCGTCTTTTTTAAGGCCAGTTGGGAGGTTTTTTCATGGCATTTGAAGAATCAGGGGAAAGTTCGAGCATATTCGGATCGATCGGTGACTCGTTCAAAGGAATGTTAGCTGGGGTAGTGCTATTCCCGCTTTCCTTATATTTAATATTTCAAGTGGAAACTTGTGAACAAGCAAGTGCTGCTCTCAAAGGTGCATTACCTGCATCTCAAGCAAAAGCTGGGGTCGCGTCTTATGTAACGGGTAAATTGAGCGCCGATACATTGGGCGGTGAGTTCGTAAAACCTGGAAAATATATTTCCTATTCTCAATCTTCCGAAGTATATGCATGGGAAGAAACCAGCAAAGAAGATTCTAAAACCAAAAAAACAGTCTACGATTGTGAATTGGATTGGATCTCTTCTCCTAAAAATCCGAAAAATTTCAAAGATCCTGCATGTAAGTCTAAACCTTTTTATAAAGCGACGATAGACGATAAAAGTTCCGTTGCTTCAGATGCGAAAGTTAAGTCAGAAGATGGCAAAACTTTTAGCGTGAATTTGAGCAAAGTGGATCTAACTTCTGCAGTACCTTCTGTGAGCCCTGGATCAGGTGAGTTGGCAAAAGGAATTGCTGAAGGAGATTATATCTACTTATCTCAAAAATGTGCGAGCGATCAAACAGAGGGTTGTGAAAGGATCAGTGTATCTCTGGTTCCAGTTCCGGAAGA is part of the Leptospira saintgironsiae genome and encodes:
- a CDS encoding indole-3-glycerol-phosphate synthase (involved in tryptophan biosynthesis; amino acid biosynthesis; converts 1-(2-carboxyphenylamino)-1-deoxy-D-ribulose 5-phosphate to C(1)-(3-indolyl)-glycerol 3-phosphat), whose product is MMALHRVLQEIVEEKKREIEIIPEYKPAPYSGVGLWQSLRSRNFSIISECKKMSPSSGIIRQEYDAVSIAKTYSECGATAISVLTDKKFFGGSLEDLKNVSSQVEIPILRKDFIIDAKQVAEAREFGAAAILLIVRILTPEKLAELIKEAKKYNMDVLTEIHTEEEAIIAAKAGANIVGINTRDLDDFSIHQELVPKVASKLSPNIVKVGESGVKSKADLDEFRPHVDAALIGTYFMEKSDIRKAWLELF
- a CDS encoding STAS domain-containing protein; this encodes MLDHKVQDGVLIVYLKGRLDVSIANEVEENLNDLIDNQGHTRVILNMQDVDYMSSSGFRACISTLRKLNAKEGGLKICGIKPAVKRIFDVIELTSLFDIRETEDEALRTFRA
- the murD gene encoding UDP-N-acetylmuramoyl-L-alanine--D-glutamate ligase gives rise to the protein MKNFPTSLLGQRVLVLGGGVSGMAALRLLKERQANAVLCNSQPVPDSNVTFVGEDVILADLLPIALIVKSPGISPSHSVISQANSLAIPVVSEVELARAFYSGKLIGVTGTDGKSTTTSLATHLVSADFPGATAGGNIGLAFSDFCLKPVPLSVLELSSYQLEDSGPLELNVSVILNLASDHLERHKNLDNYFAAKTRIVDSSNPSHTLVTSSKLFKERIQKLGWTCKILVFGREPGSDAIISEEERTIKTAKAVYDAKNFPLPGGHNLDNLAASILASEAIGAKSEHIQNLIGTFKGLPHRFQHAGKAAGISFINDSKSTNLHSMLAGLSTWKDKKGTFLILGGRPKAEPLEPLKEFLASGIGWVLLIGEARETWAPVISPILGSHLILADNLEEGFSQIKTAVRSGRARVSSVVFSPACASFDLYKNFEERGEHFLKLVSDWTREEP
- a CDS encoding TMEM43 family protein translates to MAFEESGESSSIFGSIGDSFKGMLAGVVLFPLSLYLIFQVETCEQASAALKGALPASQAKAGVASYVTGKLSADTLGGEFVKPGKYISYSQSSEVYAWEETSKEDSKTKKTVYDCELDWISSPKNPKNFKDPACKSKPFYKATIDDKSSVASDAKVKSEDGKTFSVNLSKVDLTSAVPSVSPGSGELAKGIAEGDYIYLSQKCASDQTEGCERISVSLVPVPEESMTFVGSVSGSSISEFTSAEGNKFLNASVGDYQTTMKDIQSDDNTTKWLMRLGCFIAMWVSFNLLAGPLLSLLSFVPLVGELGKTALSLVFGVVAFVITAVTILLVKFWYIWLILGLAAIGYAIYKKKAATATA